In the Bacteroidota bacterium genome, one interval contains:
- a CDS encoding glycosyltransferase translates to MEVKNSQHPQSLVIVFPEMDLSVIIVNYNVRQFLENALASVYRAMEGVEGEVFVVDNASDDGSVEMVREKFPAVQLIENKANVGFAKANNAALKKAKGRYFLLLNPDTIVQEDTFSVMTKFFDGNPDAGLAGCKILNSDGSFQLPCRRSFPTPWVAFTKIFGLSALFPKSKLFGKYNLTYLNEDETYEVDAISGSFMFLRRETYEKVGGLDETFFMYGEDLDWCYRVSQSGYKVYYVHSTKIIHFKGESTRRSEIDEIRTFYQAMQLFVEKHLSSSVFVEVFLTIGIVVRASLAMFTKASRPLLIALMDFVLIDTALIASEYLYFGYLLKFPDYAYPIVWTIPALIVILSMYFLGVYTTRRHSVARAALAVIIGYTIVSATVFFFKDFAFSRAVVLISGFINLLVVPGWRLLFEMLTGKHGSPRKSLFGRPTVIVGTGPSAQELLRRLRALVVEGYDVVGFIALDRKNLGEKISGVEIIGSIDNVGKVIAERRVSEVIFSTDGIAYTDILSVIARSNDRSVNFRLVPNSLESIIGKTQIDDLGTLPFVEIEYNIHRPGNRLSKRVFDVVVSGVGLLLLYPLVRIVRAKRGTFAQNVRLLPDVFLGRISLVGRPPSDVDEPLPTGGRPLLGPKGLTGLVQINQREDLGTDEIERYKLYYAKNQSLILDLEIMAKSFLLRLQK, encoded by the coding sequence GTGGAAGTTAAGAATTCGCAGCATCCTCAATCGCTTGTAATCGTCTTTCCTGAAATGGACCTTTCGGTCATCATTGTCAATTATAACGTCCGCCAGTTTCTCGAGAACGCGCTAGCCTCTGTGTATCGTGCGATGGAAGGTGTGGAGGGCGAAGTATTTGTGGTTGACAACGCCTCCGATGACGGGAGTGTGGAGATGGTGAGGGAAAAGTTCCCTGCCGTTCAGCTCATCGAAAACAAAGCAAACGTCGGTTTTGCGAAGGCAAACAATGCGGCATTGAAGAAAGCAAAAGGGCGCTACTTTCTGCTTCTGAATCCCGACACGATTGTCCAGGAGGACACATTCTCGGTGATGACGAAGTTCTTTGACGGGAATCCCGATGCCGGACTTGCCGGATGCAAAATCCTGAACTCCGACGGCTCGTTTCAGCTTCCCTGCCGCCGCAGCTTTCCAACACCGTGGGTTGCATTCACCAAAATCTTCGGACTGAGCGCACTGTTCCCGAAATCCAAACTGTTCGGCAAGTACAATCTCACATACTTGAATGAAGATGAGACCTACGAAGTGGATGCAATCAGCGGCTCATTCATGTTTTTGCGTCGAGAAACGTATGAGAAGGTTGGAGGATTGGATGAGACGTTTTTCATGTACGGAGAGGACTTGGATTGGTGCTACCGAGTCTCGCAATCGGGATACAAAGTGTACTATGTTCACTCGACAAAGATCATCCATTTCAAAGGCGAAAGTACGCGACGAAGCGAGATAGACGAAATCCGGACGTTCTACCAGGCAATGCAGTTGTTTGTCGAGAAGCATCTCAGCAGTTCGGTGTTCGTTGAAGTGTTCCTGACGATCGGCATTGTTGTGCGGGCATCTCTCGCGATGTTCACCAAGGCAAGCCGCCCGTTGTTGATTGCGCTGATGGATTTCGTTCTCATCGATACTGCGCTGATTGCGAGTGAGTATCTGTACTTCGGGTACCTGTTGAAATTCCCGGATTACGCATACCCGATTGTGTGGACGATACCGGCGCTTATAGTAATTCTGTCGATGTATTTTCTCGGCGTGTATACGACCCGCCGCCATTCCGTTGCACGCGCCGCGCTGGCAGTTATTATCGGCTACACCATTGTCTCGGCGACTGTTTTCTTCTTCAAAGATTTTGCATTCAGCCGTGCTGTTGTCCTCATTTCGGGTTTCATCAATCTGCTCGTTGTGCCCGGATGGAGGTTGCTGTTTGAGATGCTAACAGGAAAGCACGGCAGCCCGAGAAAAAGTCTCTTTGGCCGTCCAACGGTAATTGTCGGAACGGGGCCCTCGGCACAGGAACTGCTCAGAAGACTTCGCGCCCTCGTTGTTGAAGGTTACGACGTTGTCGGTTTCATCGCGCTCGATCGGAAGAATTTGGGAGAAAAAATTTCAGGCGTTGAGATCATCGGGAGCATCGACAATGTCGGCAAGGTGATCGCGGAGCGGAGAGTAAGTGAAGTGATTTTCTCAACTGACGGTATCGCGTACACCGACATTCTTTCGGTTATTGCCCGCAGCAACGACCGTAGCGTGAACTTCCGTCTCGTTCCCAACAGTCTCGAATCCATTATCGGCAAAACGCAAATCGATGACCTCGGGACTCTGCCGTTTGTCGAGATCGAATACAACATTCACAGACCCGGCAACAGACTGTCAAAGCGCGTCTTTGACGTTGTCGTGTCAGGTGTCGGACTTCTGCTGCTGTATCCGTTGGTGAGGATCGTACGGGCAAAACGCGGTACATTTGCGCAAAACGTCCGCTTGCTTCCGGATGTGTTTTTGGGTAGAATAAGTCTGGTCGGAAGGCCACCTTCCGATGTGGACGAACCCCTTCCCACCGGCGGCCGCCCGTTGCTGGGGCCCAAGGGTCTTACAGGACTTGTGCAAATCAATCAGCGCGAGGACCTTGGAACCGACGAAATCGAGCGCTACAAATTGTATTACGCTAAGAACCAATCATTGATCTTGGATCTGGAAATCATGGCAAAGTCATTCCTCCTTCGGCTGCAGAAATAG
- a CDS encoding polyprenol monophosphomannose synthase, translating into MQSRNSTEPAEAPQTIAEKVLVIIPTYNEAENIPRLIPAVLRQAPNINILVVDDGSPDGTGKLVKDMMTTNPQVSILERAGKQGLGTAYVAGFKYAIQNGFDFVFEMDADFSHDPNDLPRFLEKIKDYDLVIGSRYINGVRVLNWPMNRLLLSYSANVYTQIITGLPVRDATGGFKCYRVSALKTIDLDKIKSNGYAFQIEISFKVWKKGYRLVEIPIIFLDRRSGVSKMSRSIVYEAVFMLWKLRIRSILNRL; encoded by the coding sequence ATGCAATCAAGGAATTCTACCGAACCCGCTGAGGCACCGCAAACAATCGCGGAGAAGGTTCTCGTTATCATTCCGACATACAACGAGGCCGAGAACATCCCGCGGTTGATTCCTGCCGTGCTTCGTCAGGCACCGAACATCAACATTCTGGTTGTTGACGACGGCTCTCCGGATGGAACGGGCAAATTGGTCAAAGACATGATGACTACCAATCCGCAAGTCAGCATACTTGAGCGGGCCGGGAAGCAAGGATTGGGAACCGCGTATGTGGCGGGATTCAAATATGCAATTCAGAACGGATTCGATTTCGTATTTGAGATGGACGCCGATTTCTCGCACGATCCGAACGATCTCCCCAGATTCCTGGAGAAGATCAAGGACTACGACCTGGTGATTGGTTCACGATACATCAACGGTGTTCGAGTGCTCAACTGGCCCATGAACCGCCTTCTGCTGAGCTATTCGGCAAACGTGTACACCCAAATCATAACCGGCCTTCCGGTTCGTGACGCCACGGGCGGCTTCAAATGCTACAGGGTTTCAGCACTTAAAACGATCGACCTCGACAAAATCAAGTCCAACGGCTACGCATTTCAGATCGAGATCAGCTTCAAAGTGTGGAAGAAAGGCTATCGCCTTGTCGAGATTCCCATCATCTTCCTTGACCGGCGCTCCGGGGTTTCCAAGATGTCGAGAAGCATCGTCTACGAAGCCGTATTCATGCTGTGGAAGTTAAGAATTCGCAGCATCCTCAATCGCTTGTAA
- a CDS encoding DegT/DnrJ/EryC1/StrS family aminotransferase — MKLHMVDVVGQYQKIKPDVDAAIHKILDSGQFILGKEVGEFECQIAGYLGVKYAVGCASGTDALQVAMMALDIGPGDEVITTPFTFVATTETIVLLGAKPVYVDIDPKTFNINPSQIESVITSKTKAIIPVHLYGQSADMDPIMEIARKHGLKVIEDSAQALGASYKGRKVCTFGDLSCISYFPSKNLGAFGDAGMVVTNDVALGEKVRMICAHGSKVRYYHEALGVNSRLDTLQAVILSVKLNHLDNWNAARRAAAETYNELLKETPVTIPFVAPDCEHIFHQYTLRAPKRNELADYLKQKGIPHAIYYPVPLHLQKAFAVAGKQSGAFPVTEYAADEVLSLPIHTELTEEQLVYITDAIKEFYRTR, encoded by the coding sequence ATGAAACTTCACATGGTAGATGTTGTCGGCCAATATCAGAAAATCAAACCCGATGTTGATGCGGCAATTCATAAGATTCTGGATTCAGGCCAGTTTATTCTCGGAAAAGAAGTAGGAGAGTTCGAGTGTCAGATCGCCGGATATCTTGGCGTCAAATATGCCGTCGGGTGTGCGTCGGGCACTGATGCGCTTCAGGTGGCGATGATGGCGCTGGACATCGGCCCCGGAGACGAAGTGATTACGACGCCATTTACGTTTGTTGCGACAACGGAGACCATTGTGCTGCTCGGCGCAAAACCTGTGTATGTTGATATCGACCCGAAGACGTTTAATATCAATCCCTCACAAATCGAATCTGTTATCACGTCGAAGACGAAAGCGATCATCCCCGTGCATTTGTACGGACAATCGGCTGACATGGATCCGATTATGGAGATTGCCCGCAAACATGGGCTGAAGGTGATTGAAGATTCTGCCCAGGCTCTCGGTGCCTCGTACAAAGGCAGGAAGGTCTGCACATTCGGTGATCTGTCGTGCATTAGCTATTTCCCCAGTAAAAATCTCGGCGCATTCGGTGATGCGGGAATGGTTGTCACCAACGATGTCGCCCTCGGCGAGAAGGTGAGAATGATATGCGCGCATGGCTCGAAGGTCCGCTACTACCACGAAGCTCTCGGCGTGAACAGCCGGCTCGACACGCTGCAAGCCGTGATCCTCTCCGTCAAGTTGAACCATCTTGACAACTGGAATGCTGCCCGTCGGGCGGCAGCGGAAACGTACAACGAGCTTTTGAAGGAAACGCCCGTTACAATTCCATTTGTTGCGCCGGACTGTGAGCATATTTTTCATCAATACACACTTCGGGCTCCGAAGAGAAATGAACTTGCAGACTATTTGAAGCAGAAGGGAATCCCACACGCCATCTACTATCCTGTTCCGCTGCATCTGCAAAAAGCCTTTGCCGTTGCCGGAAAACAGAGCGGCGCTTTCCCCGTTACCGAGTACGCGGCGGACGAGGTTCTTTCTCTTCCGATCCACACAGAACTGACTGAAGAACAACTCGTTTATATTACGGATGCAATCAAGGAATTCTACCGAACCCGCTGA
- a CDS encoding exopolysaccharide biosynthesis polyprenyl glycosylphosphotransferase yields MFAVFLISSLAAFIVLLTTPRVRQLALRFSIGDHPGERKIHAGFIPRLGGVAIIAGFAAALTSASLLNPETFVVPSISLPVLAIATLFIVVLGVFDDIYGIGSLGKLIVQTAASGLVVYSGLQLEYLSLPFIGPVQLGMWGIPITFLWLIGVTNAVNLLDGLDGLACGVSAIVAATFFAIGAYEQDAFTMVVTASLFFSCLGFLRYNFHPASIFMGDTGSLFLGFVLACISLRILQHPSPGMTPLSLLIVVVTLAVPIVDTSVAFFRRLRKGMHPLKPDKEHIHHRLMDLGLTHRQTVVTIYALSIFNGIVAFLLVQMESFYSTILLVVVFGSIFFGVRRLGYVEEMRRRLNETKPPIQPLSVARLIDKAVLVCGDIAAIFAAFVFSYWFRFHSGFVPVTVYVPLEAYLINPVMLLFALFWLVLFVLAGLYEIPWDVSRVDYGLLIFKTVAIGTLFLFIVTLDFSSVTVEGRITTLMYGAAIAFVVVLVRMFIVGFERKHEILGFRKRSTLLVGTTPVAAELVEEITDRPGLRYKLIGVVDKEPKQEHFKQYPILGDPDAIPELVKKYNIEEVLIATGYDSREEILNIIAHCNGMVPVVKLAPESMQVLSGFKTEEVIGHPLIRLYPTNLNTWQRIAKRWIDFIVAISVLIPFLPLWILIGIAIKLDSRGPIFFAQERVGKQGRLFNLYKFRSMIHDAERDTGPVWAARDDKRVTRVGRVLRKLRLDEIPQFINVLKGEMSLVGPRPERPFFVEQLKAEVSFYTRRLLVRPGITGWAQVKHRYDASLDDVKQKIKYDLYYLENMSLTLDLKIILRTIIVALSGRGTH; encoded by the coding sequence ATGTTTGCGGTATTCCTAATATCAAGTCTTGCTGCCTTCATTGTCCTCTTGACAACTCCGCGGGTGCGACAGTTGGCGTTGCGGTTTTCCATTGGCGACCACCCCGGCGAACGCAAAATCCACGCGGGGTTCATTCCTCGCCTTGGGGGTGTCGCTATCATTGCCGGCTTCGCTGCCGCGCTCACTTCCGCGTCGCTGCTGAATCCGGAGACGTTTGTAGTTCCTTCAATCTCTTTGCCCGTTCTTGCAATTGCCACGCTGTTTATCGTTGTGCTCGGCGTGTTCGATGACATCTACGGCATCGGATCGCTCGGCAAACTAATCGTGCAGACGGCCGCAAGCGGCCTTGTGGTGTACAGCGGGCTTCAGCTTGAGTACCTTTCGCTTCCGTTCATCGGCCCTGTTCAGTTGGGCATGTGGGGCATTCCGATTACATTCCTCTGGCTCATCGGTGTTACGAATGCGGTAAATCTGCTCGACGGCTTGGATGGCCTTGCCTGCGGTGTTTCCGCAATTGTTGCGGCGACATTCTTTGCCATTGGTGCCTATGAGCAGGATGCGTTCACGATGGTTGTAACAGCAAGCCTGTTCTTTTCATGCCTGGGATTTCTTCGCTACAACTTTCATCCGGCATCGATTTTCATGGGTGATACCGGCAGTTTGTTCCTGGGTTTCGTGCTTGCGTGTATCTCGCTTCGGATTCTTCAGCATCCCTCGCCGGGAATGACGCCCCTTTCACTCCTGATAGTGGTCGTCACGCTCGCCGTTCCTATTGTCGACACGTCTGTCGCCTTCTTCCGGCGCCTCCGCAAGGGCATGCATCCGCTCAAGCCGGACAAAGAACATATCCATCACCGGTTGATGGATCTTGGCCTCACGCACCGGCAGACTGTTGTCACCATCTACGCGCTTTCGATCTTCAACGGCATAGTTGCCTTTCTGCTTGTGCAGATGGAGAGTTTCTACTCGACAATTCTCCTTGTTGTTGTGTTCGGATCGATCTTTTTCGGTGTCCGGAGGTTGGGCTACGTTGAAGAAATGCGCCGCCGCCTGAATGAAACGAAGCCGCCGATTCAGCCTCTGAGCGTTGCCCGATTGATTGACAAAGCGGTTCTCGTTTGCGGGGACATTGCGGCAATCTTTGCCGCATTTGTGTTTTCGTACTGGTTCAGATTTCATTCGGGATTCGTGCCTGTGACGGTCTATGTACCGCTGGAGGCCTACCTCATCAATCCGGTGATGCTTCTGTTTGCTCTGTTTTGGCTCGTCTTGTTTGTGCTGGCAGGATTGTATGAGATTCCATGGGATGTGTCGCGGGTTGATTACGGCTTGCTGATTTTCAAGACTGTTGCGATCGGCACACTGTTTCTTTTCATCGTCACGCTTGACTTCAGCAGCGTGACGGTCGAAGGGCGTATCACAACCTTGATGTACGGCGCTGCAATCGCATTCGTCGTTGTGCTCGTCCGGATGTTCATCGTCGGTTTTGAGAGAAAGCACGAAATTCTTGGATTCAGAAAGCGCAGCACACTTCTCGTCGGCACAACTCCCGTTGCCGCCGAGCTTGTTGAAGAGATTACCGACAGACCCGGATTACGATACAAGCTGATAGGAGTTGTTGACAAGGAGCCGAAGCAGGAACATTTCAAACAGTATCCCATCCTCGGCGACCCTGATGCAATCCCCGAACTGGTCAAGAAATACAACATCGAAGAAGTGCTGATTGCCACCGGATATGATTCACGCGAGGAAATTCTCAATATTATTGCACATTGCAACGGCATGGTTCCCGTTGTGAAACTTGCGCCGGAAAGCATGCAAGTTCTCAGCGGCTTCAAAACCGAGGAGGTGATCGGCCACCCGCTCATCCGGTTGTATCCGACGAACCTGAATACGTGGCAGCGCATCGCGAAGAGGTGGATTGACTTCATCGTCGCCATTTCCGTTCTTATCCCGTTCCTTCCGCTCTGGATTCTGATAGGAATAGCGATCAAGCTTGATTCGCGCGGTCCGATTTTCTTCGCGCAGGAACGTGTTGGAAAGCAGGGGAGGTTATTCAATCTCTACAAATTCCGTTCGATGATCCACGATGCGGAGCGGGACACCGGACCCGTGTGGGCGGCACGCGACGACAAGCGGGTGACGAGAGTAGGCAGGGTTCTCCGCAAACTGCGCCTTGATGAAATTCCCCAATTCATTAATGTGCTGAAGGGAGAAATGAGCCTGGTTGGACCTCGACCCGAGAGGCCATTCTTTGTGGAGCAATTGAAGGCGGAGGTGTCATTCTACACACGCAGACTCCTTGTTCGCCCGGGCATTACCGGCTGGGCACAGGTGAAGCATCGCTACGACGCATCGCTTGACGATGTAAAACAAAAAATTAAGTACGATTTGTATTATCTTGAAAACATGTCTCTCACGCTTGATCTGAAGATCATCCTCAGGACAATCATCGTTGCGCTGAGCGGACGAGGGACGCACTAA
- a CDS encoding glycosyltransferase family 4 protein yields MARILFHSLVFSPDSVSTSYLMTDLAKQLKSIGHEVTVLTTSPHYNIDQEAVKRQNMKQTWLGLLGRSNLDGIDIWHVRIPMKGQRVYSRVLDYIYFHKMSLVIGFFRLGKHDIVFTPSPPLTMGLVGWLLGWKMKAPYVYNIQEIYPDFAINQGLIRNPFLVKFLRWIESVVYAKSSRIVSISQWFNDIVARRNVPKEKLHVIPNFVDTELYHPLPRDNSFAREHKLLDKFVVLYGGNIGLSQDWEALLHAARELAEFPVEFVLVGDGAVSKWLRAEVEARQLKNIRFLGYQPRQMMAMANASCDVCMIPMKSNTTIDTFPSKIYTILACGKAVIVQADPNSELEWLMKKVDCGFVAVPDDARSFTEAVREAYENRDSLQEKGMRGLEFVRAEYSKEVVGKQYDRLVRELTSKWGDDRA; encoded by the coding sequence ATGGCAAGAATACTTTTTCATTCACTCGTCTTTTCTCCGGATTCAGTATCAACGTCATATCTGATGACCGACCTCGCAAAGCAATTGAAGAGCATCGGTCATGAGGTTACTGTGTTAACGACTTCACCGCATTACAATATTGATCAAGAGGCGGTCAAGCGCCAAAACATGAAGCAAACATGGCTTGGATTGTTGGGACGCAGCAATCTTGACGGAATAGATATTTGGCATGTGAGAATTCCAATGAAGGGGCAACGCGTCTATTCCCGCGTGCTTGACTACATCTATTTCCACAAGATGTCGCTGGTTATCGGGTTCTTCCGGCTGGGGAAGCACGACATTGTTTTTACTCCGTCGCCACCGCTTACGATGGGGCTCGTTGGTTGGCTGCTTGGTTGGAAGATGAAGGCCCCGTACGTGTACAACATTCAGGAAATCTATCCCGACTTTGCAATTAATCAGGGACTCATACGCAATCCATTTCTCGTCAAATTCCTCCGATGGATTGAGTCTGTTGTGTATGCAAAAAGCTCAAGGATTGTTTCAATTTCCCAATGGTTCAATGACATTGTGGCCCGCCGGAACGTCCCGAAGGAAAAACTGCATGTCATTCCGAATTTTGTTGACACGGAACTTTATCACCCGCTGCCTCGTGACAATTCGTTTGCGAGAGAACATAAACTTCTCGACAAGTTCGTCGTCCTCTACGGCGGTAACATTGGGTTAAGCCAGGATTGGGAGGCTCTGCTTCATGCAGCCCGTGAATTGGCCGAATTTCCGGTTGAGTTTGTTCTCGTGGGAGATGGGGCGGTCTCGAAGTGGTTGAGGGCGGAAGTCGAGGCGCGTCAATTGAAGAATATCAGATTTCTTGGCTATCAGCCACGACAGATGATGGCGATGGCAAATGCGAGTTGCGATGTTTGTATGATTCCGATGAAATCAAACACGACAATTGACACATTCCCCTCGAAAATATATACTATCCTTGCTTGCGGAAAGGCCGTGATTGTTCAAGCAGACCCGAATTCGGAGCTTGAATGGCTGATGAAGAAAGTGGATTGCGGATTCGTTGCCGTGCCGGACGACGCCCGATCGTTCACTGAAGCTGTCCGGGAAGCATATGAAAATCGGGACTCATTGCAAGAGAAAGGAATGCGTGGTCTTGAGTTTGTTCGTGCCGAATACTCAAAGGAGGTTGTTGGGAAGCAGTATGACCGACTTGTTCGTGAGCTAACATCGAAATGGGGGGATGATAGAGCTTAG
- a CDS encoding NAD-dependent epimerase/dehydratase family protein has product MNILVTGSSGLIGSEAVEYYDAQGHAVHGIDNNMRMEFFGPQGDTTWNLNRLKSVTKNFTHHDIDIRDRQSILNFFKENPFDQVVHCAAQPSHDRAAAIPFDDFDVNAVGTVNLLEAARQFCPDAVFIHVSTNKVYGDAPNELPLVENEKRYDYARPEDYHGIDENCRIDRCLHSLFGASKTAGDVVAQEYGRYFGMKVGIFRGGCLTGPSHSGVELHGFLSYLVHVAVAGKPYTIFGYKGKQVRDQIHSHDVIMAFEAFARNPKPGEVYNLGGGRENAASVLECIDMIEGIAGYKVKWTYQERNRIGDHICYMSDLRKLKSHFPEWGITRNLRDITTEMIRAEEKRLSGLN; this is encoded by the coding sequence ATGAACATCTTAGTAACCGGCAGCAGCGGCTTAATCGGCTCGGAAGCAGTTGAATATTATGATGCACAAGGTCATGCGGTACACGGTATTGACAACAACATGCGGATGGAGTTCTTCGGCCCGCAGGGCGACACAACGTGGAACCTGAACCGGTTGAAATCTGTCACGAAGAACTTCACCCATCACGATATTGATATCCGCGATCGTCAGAGCATTTTGAACTTCTTCAAAGAGAACCCTTTCGATCAGGTTGTGCATTGCGCTGCCCAGCCTTCGCATGACAGGGCGGCCGCTATCCCATTTGATGATTTTGATGTGAATGCGGTTGGCACAGTGAATCTTCTTGAAGCAGCACGGCAATTCTGCCCGGACGCCGTGTTCATCCACGTCAGCACGAACAAAGTGTACGGCGATGCGCCAAATGAATTGCCGCTCGTCGAGAATGAGAAGCGATATGATTATGCCCGCCCCGAAGATTATCACGGCATCGATGAGAATTGCCGGATTGATCGGTGTTTGCATTCGCTTTTTGGCGCATCAAAAACTGCGGGTGATGTCGTCGCTCAGGAATATGGCAGATATTTCGGCATGAAGGTCGGCATCTTTAGAGGCGGATGCTTGACAGGGCCCTCTCATTCCGGTGTTGAGTTGCACGGATTTCTCTCGTATCTCGTTCATGTTGCAGTAGCGGGAAAGCCGTACACCATTTTCGGCTACAAGGGCAAGCAGGTCAGAGATCAAATCCACAGCCACGATGTCATCATGGCATTCGAGGCTTTTGCAAGAAATCCGAAGCCGGGAGAAGTGTACAATCTTGGCGGCGGACGTGAGAACGCTGCCTCCGTCCTTGAGTGTATTGACATGATTGAAGGAATCGCGGGTTACAAAGTCAAATGGACATACCAGGAACGCAACAGGATCGGGGATCATATTTGCTACATGTCAGATTTGCGCAAACTGAAATCTCATTTCCCTGAATGGGGAATAACAAGAAATCTGCGCGACATCACTACAGAAATGATCCGTGCAGAGGAGAAACGACTCAGCGGGCTCAACTGA
- a CDS encoding glycosyltransferase family 2 protein gives MDHPSVYAIVLNYCGAEDTIQCVKSLQGCGYANLTIVLVDNASPDGSSDILASAFPDITLIREKHNTGYAGGNNTGIRYALGKRADYVLILNNDVVVEHGFLEPMLVLMNRDQQIGVVNAKVFYTSEPDEVFSAAGQFSRILCTGLNKNLNEDVCRSSTLECEVDYICGVLLLVRSDVFLSVGLLDDRFFMYFEDIEFSRRVKVRYSLAYTARAVAYHKSGGGKGWRSYTELYLYYHTRNRIWVFQHEPLWYRIYVVLFTFMNSVAKAAIISLNVLHDCRGTFKQWKALARGFIDGLKASNHPPTAMTKLSSQHTSQVNVQLFKKDKNEG, from the coding sequence GTGGATCATCCAAGCGTGTATGCCATCGTCTTGAACTATTGCGGAGCTGAGGATACAATTCAGTGCGTGAAGTCTCTGCAAGGTTGCGGATATGCGAATCTGACAATTGTACTAGTAGATAATGCTTCTCCTGACGGAAGTTCCGACATCCTTGCATCAGCCTTTCCAGATATCACATTGATTCGGGAGAAGCATAACACTGGGTATGCGGGCGGGAACAACACCGGTATTCGTTATGCGCTGGGAAAACGGGCCGACTATGTCCTGATACTCAATAACGATGTTGTTGTGGAACACGGCTTCCTTGAGCCGATGTTGGTATTGATGAACCGCGATCAACAAATCGGAGTAGTGAATGCAAAAGTATTCTATACTTCAGAGCCTGATGAAGTGTTTTCGGCCGCAGGCCAATTCAGCCGCATTCTGTGTACCGGCTTAAACAAAAACTTGAACGAAGATGTGTGCAGATCCTCGACGCTCGAGTGCGAGGTTGATTATATCTGTGGCGTCCTTCTTCTGGTGCGCAGTGACGTGTTCCTCTCGGTTGGTTTGCTAGACGACCGATTCTTCATGTACTTCGAGGATATTGAGTTTTCCCGTCGAGTTAAGGTGCGGTATAGTCTTGCGTATACTGCGCGTGCTGTGGCCTATCACAAAAGCGGAGGCGGAAAAGGATGGCGTTCGTACACGGAACTCTATCTATACTACCATACAAGAAACAGGATATGGGTATTTCAACATGAACCTTTGTGGTACAGGATATACGTCGTTCTTTTCACTTTTATGAATTCAGTCGCGAAGGCAGCAATAATTTCACTCAATGTACTGCATGATTGCAGGGGAACCTTCAAGCAGTGGAAAGCGCTGGCCAGGGGTTTCATTGATGGACTGAAAGCTTCGAATCATCCACCAACTGCTATGACAAAACTCTCTTCACAACATACTAGTCAAGTAAACGTACAGCTCTTTAAAAAAGACAAAAATGAAGGCTAA